CACCGGTTCTACGGTCGAGTTGGGCACCAGTGGCAGGGTCGACGAGAGCGAAAAACGGGTCGGCGGTCTCGTAGTCGATGCCGGATATGGCAAGCAGGGAACTGCCCGCCGCCTGCGCCTGCATCTCGCGCGAGGTTATCGTCATCGTCCGCCACCGAGTCCGGCCGTCTTGGACGGCCCACGCGGTGAGCTGCCGGCGCCCGCGGTTGGGCGCGACACCGACGACCTGGTTTCCCGCGAGTGCCAGCGCATGGGCGTTTTCGTGGGTCCATCGCAGTGTGCGGGTGGACAGATCCACCGCGTGGACGGTGCCCGGAGTCGATACGTTCGCGGGTGGAGCCACATTGACGATCGCCGTCGTGCCCTGCACCCCGACCACCTGGGAAAGCTGGCGAGCGGAACTGTCATCGGACAGGGGCAACGTCATGCGCCAGGCCAGCGTGCGGGTGGTCGTGTCCACTGCGACCAATTCCACCGCCCGGTGCTCCGGTGTGGTGCCGTGTCCGGGAACAATCACCACGAACGTGGCCAGCGCCTGCGTCTTCCCTTGCACCTCGGTGATCACGGGTGCCGCGGCGACCATCTGGCCGACCCCGTGAAACGCCGGTTGTGGTGGATGCTGCGGGCGAATCGCGGCCAGCCGGCGGCCCGTGCGGGTGTCGACGATCAGCAGGGCCTCCGGGGTCATCAGGTAGGCAGTGGTTCCCTGCAGCGCCACCGGTCGGGTGTGCTCCTCAACCGCGGAGGCCGCCTCGGGCAGCGGCACCGCACCGGCCCGATTGAACTGCATCGGGGGATCGAACACCTTGGGGGCGGGCGGCTTTGGCGTGGTCGACGTAGCGGAGGGCTCTGG
This Haloactinomyces albus DNA region includes the following protein-coding sequences:
- a CDS encoding outer membrane protein assembly factor BamB family protein, which translates into the protein MQFNRAGAVPLPEAASAVEEHTRPVALQGTTAYLMTPEALLIVDTRTGRRLAAIRPQHPPQPAFHGVGQMVAAAPVITEVQGKTQALATFVVIVPGHGTTPEHRAVELVAVDTTTRTLAWRMTLPLSDDSSARQLSQVVGVQGTTAIVNVAPPANVSTPGTVHAVDLSTRTLRWTHENAHALALAGNQVVGVAPNRGRRQLTAWAVQDGRTRWRTMTITSREMQAQAAGSSLLAISGIDYETADPFFALVDPATGAQLDRRTGDGATAYCLFDQVEVLVCSRETLTKTRQVFAIDATTGKRLWQLPAHGQLAPRVTAVWHGAVYTTTDYNGSTVLDARTGKDRNARPGASPVIVNGVVGIVETQYGQLTAYPTSG